A genomic segment from Daphnia carinata strain CSIRO-1 chromosome 1, CSIRO_AGI_Dcar_HiC_V3, whole genome shotgun sequence encodes:
- the LOC130692454 gene encoding parafibromin-like produces MADPLSLLRQFNVNKKEIIEREGQIIFGEFSWPKTVKTNYLIYGSGKDGAPRDYYTLECLLFLLKNVQLQHPVYVRQAAADSIPVVRRPDRKDLLAYLNGETAASASIDKAAPIEIPIQVRRIVGTAQTGGSGLGIGSGIGVDDNEVPASKKPRLEDQQMQRVKEVLAARLEAPRQDSLINVNKIQSLSEAMSIETIASLKAKRIANKRKTIKGDSEDMGLGLGSSLGLAGSSSSELRGMLDYDFDVTKDILNRERQWRNRTSVLQSSGKVFSKNIFAILQSLKAREDGKLRGHSSVAPGAGRTVLPPGGGPSGMGPPVQQQGPVYSRYDQERFRGKEETEGFKIDTTGTYHGMTLKSVTEGTQPRKAAAPTAATPAAVAQPRPSTGPSKRVSRTPIIIIPSANSSLITMFNAKDVLQDLKFFSTEEKRQQGCRRDNEILLQRRKEGNLTVPYRVIDSPQKLAPADWDRVVAVFVMGPAWQFKGWPWNGNPVEIFVQVCAFHVKWDDIPLDQNVAKWAVNVISLSRTKRHLDRAALMTFWEKLDKHMLKNKQHLRF; encoded by the exons ATGGCGGATCCTTTGAGTTTGTTGCGTCAATTTAATgtcaacaaaaaggaaatcattGAACGTGAAGGTCAAATCATATTCGGTGAATTCTCTTGGCCGAAAACCGTCAAGACAAACTATCTCATTTATGG TTCCGGAAAAGATGGCGCGCCCAGGGATTACTATACACTAGAGTGTCTGCTGTTCCTTCTTAAAAATGTTCAACTCCAGCATCCTGTTTACGTACGTCAAGCAGCAGCTGACAGCATTCCAGTTGTGCGCCGTCCAGATCGTAAGGATCTGCTGGCTTATCTCAATGGAGAGACTGCTGCTTCTGCCTCCATCGACAAAGCAGCTCCAATTGAAATCCCAATTCAAGTACGAAGAATTGTAGGAACAGCACAAACTGGAGGTTCAGGGCTAGGTATAGGAAGTGGAATTGGTGTTGATGATAATGAAGTTCCAGCAAGCAAGAAACCACGCTTGGAAGACCAACAGATGCAACGAGTGAAGGAAGTATTGGCTGCTCGTCTAGAAGCTCCACGCCAAGATAGCCTGATTAATGTGAACAAAATCCA GTCATTGTCAGAGGCTATGTCAATTGAAACAATTGCTTCCCTCAAAGCCAAGCGTATTGCCAATAAACGAAAAACCATCAAGGGGGACAGTGAAGATATGGGTTTGGGGCTTGGATCGTCTCTTGGTTTGGCAGGCAGTTCGTCGTCAGAACTTAGGGGAATGCTTGATTATGATTTTGATGTTACGAAGGATATCTTGAATCGCGAGAGGCAGTGGAGGAATCGAACTTCGGTCCTACAGAGCTCCGGCAAA GTTTTctcgaaaaatatttttgccaTTCTGCAAAGTCTCAAAGCTCGAGAAGATGGTAAGCTAAGAGGTCACAGCTCAGTAGCCCCAGGAGCTGGACGGACCGTTCTCCCACCAGGCGGCGGCCCTTCTGGAATGGGACCTCCGGTGCAACAACAAGGCCCTGTTTACAGCCGTTACGACCAAGAAAGATTCCGAGGAAAAGAAG AAACGGAGGGTTTCAAGATCGATACCACTGGCACATATCATGGCATGACGCTAAAGTCGGTTACCGAAGGAACACAACCTCGCAAGGCAGCGGCACCGACTGCGGCTACTCCGGCAGCAGTCGCCCAGCCACGCCCATCAACAGGCCCATCTAAACGGGTATCTCGAACACCAATTATTATCATTCCGTCGGCCAACTCCTCTCTTATAACTATGTTCAACGCAAAGGACGTCTTACAAGATCTAAA GTTTTTTAGCACAGAAGAGAAAAGGCAGCAGGGTTGTCGAAGAGACAATGAGATTCTACTTCAGCGACGCAAAGAAGGAAATCTAACGGTGCCATATCG GGTTATAGATAGTCCTCAGAAACTTGCTCCTGCAGACTGGGATCGAGTAGTGGCCGTGTTTGTTATGGGCCCTGCTTGGCAATTCAAAGGTTGGCCATGGAATGGAAACCCTGTAGAAATCTTCGTTCAAG tctGCGCCTTCCACGTTAAGTGGGACGATATACCGCTGGATCAAAACGTAGCAAAATGGGCCGTTAATGTGATTTCGCTTTCAAGGACTAAACGGCATCTCGATCGCGCTGCCCTAATGACGTTCTGGGAGAAGCTTGACAA GCatatgttaaaaaataaacaacatctTCGTTTTTGA
- the LOC130691776 gene encoding COP9 signalosome complex subunit 1-like isoform X2: MPMPALPLNHQNAVEPMQVDVSEENENAEEEPYIVENPTLDIETYTSSYHGMAKLSRLMFIADHCPSLRIETLKMAIAAVQETYNVTLYQQLHRKLQEAISGLTPAQIQAMELPSYDIAWAESKMKKAALKLEKLDTDLKNYKANSIKESIRRGHDDLGDHYLDYGDLSNALKCYSRARDYCTSSKHVIHMCLNVIKVSVYLQNWSHVLSYVNKAESTPDFAESSNSKDGGQALVTHLQCAAGLAELATKKYKCAARHFLQANIDHCDLPELLSPSNVAVFGGLCALATYDRAELQKHVISSSSFKLFLELEPQLRDIIHKFYESKYASCLKLLEEMKDNLLLDMYLAPHVPALYTKIRNRALIQYFSPYMSADMRRMAEAFNTSVSALEDELMQLILDGQIQARIDSHNKILFAKDADQRSCTFEKSLNLGEEFKRRTRLLVLRAAVLRNQIHVKVI; the protein is encoded by the exons ATGCCCATGCCGGCCTTGCCGCTGAACCACCAG aatgcTGTTGAGCCAATGCAAGTGGATGTGTCTGAAGAGAATGAAAATGCGGAAGAAGAACCCTATATTGTAGAAAATCCCACTTTG GACATAGAAACCTACACAAGTAGCTATCATGGAATGGCCAAGTTGTCCCGCCTCATGTTTATTGCCGATCATTGCCCATCTCTGAGAATTGAAACACTGAAAATGGCAATTGCAGCAGTTCAGGAAACGTATAATGTCACATTATATCAACAGTTGCACAGGAAACTACAAGAAGCAATATCTGG ACTTACACCTGCACAGATTCAAGCCATGGAACTTCCAAGCTATGACATAGCTTGGGCTGAaagcaaaatgaagaaagcCGCTCTAAAGTTGGAGAAACTTGATACTGATCTGAAAAATTATAAGGCAAATTCCATTAAAGAAAGTATTCGCCGCGGCCACGATGACTTGGGAGATCACTACTTGGATTACGGTGATTTGTCTAATGCCTTAAAGTGCTACTCTAGGGCCCGAGACTACTGCACAAGCAGTAAGCATGTAATTCACATGTGTCTCAATGTGATCAAG GTTAGTGTCTACCTACAAAACTGGTCCCATGTTCTCAGTTATGTTAACAAAGCAGAATCAACACCAGATTTTGCTGAG TCTTCAAATAGCAAAGACGGTGGCCAAGCTTTGGTAACTCATTTACAATGTGCAGCGGGTCTCGCTGAACTTGCAACCAAGAAATACAAGTGCGCAGCTCGACATTTTCTTCAAGCCAATATTGATCACTGTGACCTTCCAGAATTGCTTTCGCCATCAAATGTTGCTGTGTTCGGCGGATTGTGTGCACTCGCCACATACGACAGAGCTGAACTTCAGAAACATGTGATTTCTAGCAG TTCTTTTAAACTTTTCCTGGAATTGGAACCGCAATTGAGAGACATTATCCACAAATTCTACGAGTCCAAATATGCCTCCTGTCTAAAGCTACTAGAGGAAATGAAG GATAACTTGTTGCTGGACATGTATCTCGCGCCCCATGTGCCTGCTTTGTACACTAAAATCCGAAATAGAGCTCTGATTCAGTATTTCAG TCCCTACATGTCAGCAGATATGAGGCGAATGGCAGAGGCGTTTAATACCAGTGTGTCTGCGCTGGAAGACGAGCTAATGCAATTAATTCTCGACGGACAAATCCAGGCGCGAATTGATTCTCACAACAAA ATTTTGTTTGCGAAAGATGCCGACCAGCGCAGTTGCACATTTGAAAAGTCGCTCAATCTGGGCGAGGAATTCAAAAGAAGAACCCGGTTGCTTGTCCTTCGAGCTGCCGTCTTGCGCAATCAGATACATGTCAAAGTAATTTGA
- the LOC130691776 gene encoding COP9 signalosome complex subunit 1-like isoform X1: protein MPMPALPLNHQNAVEPMQVDVSEENENAEEEPYIVENPTLDIETYTSSYHGMAKLSRLMFIADHCPSLRIETLKMAIAAVQETYNVTLYQQLHRKLQEAISGLTPAQIQAMELPSYDIAWAESKMKKAALKLEKLDTDLKNYKANSIKESIRRGHDDLGDHYLDYGDLSNALKCYSRARDYCTSSKHVIHMCLNVIKVSVYLQNWSHVLSYVNKAESTPDFAESSNSKDGGQALVTHLQCAAGLAELATKKYKCAARHFLQANIDHCDLPELLSPSNVAVFGGLCALATYDRAELQKHVISSSSFKLFLELEPQLRDIIHKFYESKYASCLKLLEEMKDNLLLDMYLAPHVPALYTKIRNRALIQYFSPYMSADMRRMAEAFNTSVSALEDELMQLILDGQIQARIDSHNKILFAKDADQRSCTFEKSLNLGEEFKRRTRLLVLRAAVLRNQIHVKSSPRDSGGQTTEVAIPSSSGSSPRN, encoded by the exons ATGCCCATGCCGGCCTTGCCGCTGAACCACCAG aatgcTGTTGAGCCAATGCAAGTGGATGTGTCTGAAGAGAATGAAAATGCGGAAGAAGAACCCTATATTGTAGAAAATCCCACTTTG GACATAGAAACCTACACAAGTAGCTATCATGGAATGGCCAAGTTGTCCCGCCTCATGTTTATTGCCGATCATTGCCCATCTCTGAGAATTGAAACACTGAAAATGGCAATTGCAGCAGTTCAGGAAACGTATAATGTCACATTATATCAACAGTTGCACAGGAAACTACAAGAAGCAATATCTGG ACTTACACCTGCACAGATTCAAGCCATGGAACTTCCAAGCTATGACATAGCTTGGGCTGAaagcaaaatgaagaaagcCGCTCTAAAGTTGGAGAAACTTGATACTGATCTGAAAAATTATAAGGCAAATTCCATTAAAGAAAGTATTCGCCGCGGCCACGATGACTTGGGAGATCACTACTTGGATTACGGTGATTTGTCTAATGCCTTAAAGTGCTACTCTAGGGCCCGAGACTACTGCACAAGCAGTAAGCATGTAATTCACATGTGTCTCAATGTGATCAAG GTTAGTGTCTACCTACAAAACTGGTCCCATGTTCTCAGTTATGTTAACAAAGCAGAATCAACACCAGATTTTGCTGAG TCTTCAAATAGCAAAGACGGTGGCCAAGCTTTGGTAACTCATTTACAATGTGCAGCGGGTCTCGCTGAACTTGCAACCAAGAAATACAAGTGCGCAGCTCGACATTTTCTTCAAGCCAATATTGATCACTGTGACCTTCCAGAATTGCTTTCGCCATCAAATGTTGCTGTGTTCGGCGGATTGTGTGCACTCGCCACATACGACAGAGCTGAACTTCAGAAACATGTGATTTCTAGCAG TTCTTTTAAACTTTTCCTGGAATTGGAACCGCAATTGAGAGACATTATCCACAAATTCTACGAGTCCAAATATGCCTCCTGTCTAAAGCTACTAGAGGAAATGAAG GATAACTTGTTGCTGGACATGTATCTCGCGCCCCATGTGCCTGCTTTGTACACTAAAATCCGAAATAGAGCTCTGATTCAGTATTTCAG TCCCTACATGTCAGCAGATATGAGGCGAATGGCAGAGGCGTTTAATACCAGTGTGTCTGCGCTGGAAGACGAGCTAATGCAATTAATTCTCGACGGACAAATCCAGGCGCGAATTGATTCTCACAACAAA ATTTTGTTTGCGAAAGATGCCGACCAGCGCAGTTGCACATTTGAAAAGTCGCTCAATCTGGGCGAGGAATTCAAAAGAAGAACCCGGTTGCTTGTCCTTCGAGCTGCCGTCTTGCGCAATCAGATACATGTCAAA AGTTCGCCTAGAGATAGTGGAGGACAAACAACTGAAGTTGCTATTCCTTCATCCAGTGGCTCGTCGCCTCGCAACTGA
- the LOC130691710 gene encoding uncharacterized protein LOC130691710: protein MAKREQLFSIAYNNTANYSACDLCRKTNFILRPKQIDSVDMNSKVQHTTTSQYEQSAYRRTTFDYSSEYFTKMSTFFIIFFVVMVSRFPVANTSGTVGDFVDSGHLVWTPIGITARSEVDMWTKTSSGCACSSQDHHQQSGQGVKGGGGNKSIKTCACCAHAGACQCGPKVPYRCAQCGLEQQCDQMCNVTLDASQLYSSSRLRYGQIKSLELHEHQHCWYKLVPEPGYRIELQIYRLVDTGYLNQSKCTGGQLEWLTNSGISSIESAVSGSLPQQHSWTLCGANERYSPPALLFSDDDISPATLVLKSGEFTRRGKLLAHFSFTPIGHSAQLGLQTIGGTPVHGSVCDWHYQQSDCVTDGRYNNTCRMASPGYPGLYPPNRTCRFHVALQSPFQPLTLHFISVQLPAQRCKTDYVRILINGRVHTTLCGQETVQFTTYGPDVAVEFNSGALLPPYVFNGFLAHLTFREMDAQPPQLHSRGTHSKNQLNPHQPEGIPSGAFRAVERQAHAVCDYVIRPNATNSGVAGETMMNRWSGFFSTSTTAWRVWPAPCSFTFPAQPGQSVQINLLAFNITGADCTSFMEIHEGALDVRWSSSSPRQKICSPAWKKSRNSYTRFNQPYLIHSNNASLSIRFRMDPVTGDDQVIEGAFAYFNELEGFRLPGTLCDAHYDATVNPSNGRLSNSFDSTIFWSVVGPFNCTSTFDPEERKSVTLTVTASQMKNDGRCYTECDRQGCHCRTNDTNIINHITLVMSNRSTVCLCGDIQAFLPVSLSSNTRISVHHHVVEFSFGQPDLAIDLSYRFSTRHECGSEAFLESPTGSISSPLFGLKEKSTNDGYHHTDCLWIAMVKPTELWTASIYTPDQGDCQEWNLTLLYYDDKWPNQLGSVIDVLCPDSNEKHVFAMPSGLNAMAIRLQAFNTVPVQYRLAWQTSSLSSPAPGVQRSLSSLITTTSPDQQQVDIVAKTSSSSSLPPTSSIPCTFLFIGFAMLRTRLIPR, encoded by the exons ATGGCCAAACGTGAACAGCTGTTTAGTATAGCGTATAACAATACAGCGAATTATTCTGCGTGTGATCTttgcagaaaaacaaattttattctGAGGCCAAAGCAAATCGATAGTGTCGACATGAATTCTAAAGTTCAACACACAACAACCAGCCAATACGAACAGTCCGCTTACAGGCGGACGACGTTTGATTATTCATCCGAGTACTTCACCAAAATGTCCAcatttttcatcatcttcttcgtaGTGATGGTCAGTCGATTTCCGGTGGCCAACACTTCCGGTACAGTCGGAGATTTCGTCGATTCGGGACATCTCGTTTGGACGCCGATTGGAATCACAGCCCGAA GCGAAGTTGATATGTGGACCAAGACGAGCAGCGGATGTGCCTGTTCCAGTCAAGATCATCACCAGCAGTCGGGACAAGGAGTCAAAGGCGGTGGAGGCAACAAGAGCATCAAGACGTGCGCTTGCTGCGCTCACGCAGGGGCCTGCCAGTGCGGCCCCAAAGTGCCCTACCGCTGCGCCCAGTGCGGGCTCGAACAACAATGCGATCAGA TGTGTAACGTCACATTGGATGCAAGCCAATTGTATTCCTCTTCACGTCTACGTTACGGTCAAATTAAATCGCTTGAACTTCACGAACATCAGCACTGCTGGTACAAACTCGTTCCCGAGCCTGGCTATCGTATCGAACTTCAAATCTATCGACTGGTCGACACCGGCTATCTCAACCAATCAAA GTGCACCGGAGGCCAGCTTGAGTGGTTGACGAATAGCGGCATTAGTAGTATTGAAAGCGCCGTTTCCGGTTCGCTACCGCAGCAGCACTCATGGACATTGTGCGGCGCTAATGAACGCTATTCACCACCGGCTTTGCTCTTCTCGGATGATGACATTTCGCCAGCCACACTTGTGCTCAa ATCTGGAGAATTCACCAGACGTGGCAAACTGTTGGCTCATTTCAGTTTCACACCCATCGGGCATTCAGCGCAGCTGGGACTGCAAACAATCGGAGGCACGCCCGTTCACGGTTCAG TTTGCGACTGGCATTACCAGCAATCGGACTGCGTCACGGACGGTCGCTACAACAACACGTGTCGGATGGCCAGTCCGGGTTACCCTGGACTGTATCCACCGAACCGAACCTGTCGATTTCATGTCGCCCTGCAGTCGCCCTTCCAGCCATTAACGCTGCACTTCATTTCAGTTCAACTACCTGCTCA ACGCTGTAAAACGGACTACGTGCGAATTTTGATCAATGGACGCGTTCATACTACTCTGTGCGGGCAGGAGACAGTCCAATTCACCACTTACGGCCCTGACGTCGCTGTTGAATTCAA CTCGGGGGCTCTGTTACCTCCGTACGTGTTCAATGGATTCCTGGCCCATTTAACTTTTCGAGAGATGGACGCACAGCCACCGCAATTACACAGCCGTGGCACTCATTCGAAAAATCAACTAAATCCTCATCAACCAGAAGGCATTCCAA GCGGTGCCTTCCGCGCCGTGGAGAGGCAAGCCCACGCAGTTTGCGACTACGTGATCCGGCCGAACGCGACAAACAGCGGCGTAGCAGGCGAGACGATGATGAATCGCTGGTCCGGCTTTTTCAGCACGTCGACTACAGCCTGGAGAGTTTGGCCAGCGCCGTGCTCCTTCACTTTCCCCGCTCAACCGGGACAAAGCGTCCAGATCAATTTACTGGCGTTCAACATCAC GGGAGCCGACTGTACTTCTTTCATGGAAATTCACGAAGGAGCCCTCGATGTCAGATGGAGCTCGTCTTCGCCGCGCCAAAAGATCTGCAGTCCCGCCTGGAAGAAATCCAGGAACTCTTACACAAG ATTTAATCAGCCGTACCTGATCCACTCCAACAACGCCAGTCTTTCCATTCGCTTCCGTATGGATCCTGTCACAGGAGATGATCAGGTTATTGAAGGAGCTTTTGCCTATTTCAATG AGTTGGAAGGTTTCAGACTCCCTGGAACTTTATGCGATGCTCATTATGATGCAACAGTGAACCCGTCCAATGGCCGTTTATCAAATTCTTTCGATTCGACCATTTTCTGGTCAGTTGTCGGCCCGTTTAACTGTACGTCCACGTTCGATCCCGAAGAAAGGAAATCTGTCACGCTCACT GTGACCGCCAgccaaatgaaaaacgatGGTCGTTGTTACACGGAATGTGATCGTCAGGGCTGTCACTGTAGGACGAATGATACTAATATCATTAACCACATCACCCTAGTTATGTCCAACAGGTCTACCGTTTGTCTTTGCGGTGATATCCAG GCCTTCCTGCCCGTTAGCTTATCGTCAAATACTCGTATATCCGTCCATCATCACGTGGTTGAATTCAGCTTCGGCCAGCCGGATTTGGCTATTGATTTGAGCTACCGTTTCTCGACACGACATGAATGTGGATCGGAAGCATTTCTCGAATCTCCTACTG GTTCCATATCGTCGCCTTTGTTTGGCCTGAAGGAAAAATCTACCAATGATGGATATCATCACACCGACTGTCTATGGATTGCAATGGTGAAACCGACGGAATTATGGACTGCCTCGATTTATACACCCGATCAag GAGACTGCCAAGAATGGAATTTGACGTTGCTCTACTACGATGACAAGTGGCCAAATCAGCTCGGCTCCGTTATTGACGTTCTGTGTCCAGACAGCAACGAGAAACACGTCTTTGCTATGCCAAGTGGTCTGAACGCCATGGCCATCAG gCTTCAAGCTTTCAATACGGTACCTGTCCAGTATCGGCTTGCGTGGCAAACATCTTCCTTGTCTAGTCCTGCACCTGGAGTCCAACGCTCACTCTCTTCCCTTATCACGACCACGTCGCCAGATCAACAGCAGGTGGACATTGTCGCGAAAACTTCGAGTTCGTCCAGCCTGCCGCCAACATCGTCCATTCCTTGTACATTTCTATTCATCGGATTTGCCATGCTTCGAACGAGACTCATCCCGCGATAA